The Diadema setosum chromosome 4, eeDiaSeto1, whole genome shotgun sequence genome window below encodes:
- the LOC140227361 gene encoding uncharacterized protein, with the protein MKLIGNSSYGKTITNKEKHRNVNVCDENRAQKQVNSTLFRDLNPIGKDCYEVDMAKQKIKMDLPVQIGHAVYQMAKLRMLQFYYDFLVKYVDPSDFQMCEMDTDSAYIAISSKDFEDVIKPSMREQYEEDKGNWFPRNDCVENAMYDKRTPGLFKVEWEGDGIVALCSKTYYCFGPTDKFSCKGVSKRQNDINKNTYLEVLHSRVSGGGTNLGFRVVNNGVSTYSQTRNAFTYFYPKRKILDDNTSTTYLDI; encoded by the coding sequence ATGAAGCTGATCGGAAACTCTTCGTACGGAAAGACAAttacaaacaaggaaaaacatcGCAATGTGAATGTGTGCGATGAAAATAGGGCACAAAAACAAGTCAATAGCACTCTGTTTCGGGATCTCAATCCTATCGGAAAAGACTGCTATGAAGTGGACATGgccaaacaaaaaatcaaaatggatCTTCCTGTTCAGATTGGACACGCCGTGTACCAAATGGCAAAACTTCGAATGTTGCAATTCTATTATGATTTCCTCGTGAAGTATGTTGATCCTTCAGATTTTCAGATGTGTGAAATGGATACGGATTCTGCGTATATCGCCATCTCTTCCAAAGATTTTGAGGATGTGATAAAACCGAGCATGAGAGAGCAATACGAAGAAGACAAAGGCAACTGGTTTCCTCGAAATGACTGTGTGGAAAATGCTATGTATGATAAACGAACTCCGGGTTTATTCAAAGTAGAATGGGAGGGTGACGGAATAGTTGCTCTTTGTAGCAAGACGTACTATTGTTTTGGCCCAACAGACAAATTCAGTTGCAAAGGCGTCAGTAAGAGACAAAATGACATCAACAAAAACACTTACCTAGAGGTTCTCCATTCAAGAGTGTCGGGCGGTGGAACCAATTTAGGATTTCGTGTTGTAAACAATGGCGTCTCTACATACTCGCAAACAAGAAATGCCTTCACTTATTTCTATCCAAAGCGTAAAATCTTGGATGACAACACCTCCACGACGTATTTAGATATCTGA